A single Bifidobacterium scardovii JCM 12489 = DSM 13734 DNA region contains:
- a CDS encoding dipeptide ABC transporter ATP-binding protein gives MSEPRAIVTVDGLAVSFDEREVTHGVSLRLFPGRITALVGESGSGKSVTAMALPRLDPSVASVKGHAYLDDALVDDGPDSGPNGDGKDAAGRDIDLLAADAPLQRIRGEYIGTVFQEPSTAFNPVFTLGMQVAESLKYHQKQLSAAERKAKVLEQLREVGLDDAERVWSSYPHELSGGQLQRVMIAMAIINRPKVLIADEPTTALDVTTQKAILALISSLAVDLDLAVLLITHDMGVVWQAAQDVYVMHNGVIVEQGSVAQVFRRPSDDYTRMLLDAVPRLRIDEHAADGERAAGGERVTESDAPGGGRRIAQVNDVAVSYKAGSFAVKDISFDLVAGRTRALVGESGAGKTTIAKVISGQLAPTSGTVLIEGEDLAKAHGRRKREILKHMGYVFQDSGSALNPRKSVAWSIGEPMLVQGGLSETDRRKRVLELLDQVELPADVAGRFPHQLSGGQRQRVGIARALALNPSLLIADEPTSSLDVTVQRKVLDLLRRLQREHGFACLFITHDLGIVQEVSDVITVLRHGRVVESGETGRVLNHPEAEYTRTLLDASPKIDL, from the coding sequence CCACGGCGTCAGCCTCAGGCTGTTTCCGGGGCGCATCACCGCGCTGGTCGGCGAATCCGGCTCCGGCAAGTCGGTGACGGCGATGGCGCTGCCCCGGCTCGACCCGTCGGTGGCCAGCGTGAAGGGCCACGCGTACCTCGACGACGCCCTTGTGGATGACGGGCCGGACTCCGGCCCGAACGGCGACGGCAAGGACGCCGCCGGCCGCGACATCGATCTGCTGGCCGCCGACGCGCCGCTGCAGCGCATCCGCGGCGAATACATCGGCACGGTGTTCCAGGAACCGTCCACCGCGTTCAACCCGGTGTTCACGCTCGGCATGCAGGTCGCGGAATCGCTCAAATACCACCAGAAGCAGCTCAGTGCCGCCGAGCGCAAGGCCAAGGTGCTCGAACAGCTGCGCGAGGTCGGGCTCGACGACGCCGAGCGCGTGTGGTCGTCGTACCCGCATGAGCTGTCGGGCGGCCAGCTGCAGCGCGTGATGATCGCCATGGCGATCATCAACCGGCCCAAGGTGCTCATCGCCGACGAGCCGACCACCGCGCTCGACGTGACCACGCAGAAGGCGATTCTCGCCCTGATCTCCTCGCTGGCGGTCGACCTCGATCTGGCCGTGCTGCTCATCACCCACGACATGGGCGTGGTGTGGCAGGCCGCGCAGGACGTGTACGTGATGCACAACGGCGTGATCGTCGAGCAGGGGAGCGTCGCGCAGGTGTTCCGCCGCCCGTCCGACGACTACACGCGGATGCTGCTCGACGCCGTGCCGCGCCTGCGCATCGACGAGCATGCGGCAGACGGCGAGCGCGCGGCCGGCGGCGAACGCGTCACGGAAAGCGACGCGCCCGGCGGCGGCAGGCGCATCGCGCAGGTGAACGACGTGGCCGTGTCGTACAAGGCCGGCAGCTTCGCCGTCAAGGACATCTCGTTCGATCTGGTGGCCGGCAGAACCCGCGCGCTGGTGGGCGAATCGGGAGCCGGCAAGACCACGATCGCCAAGGTGATCTCCGGCCAGCTCGCGCCAACCTCGGGCACGGTGCTCATCGAGGGGGAGGATCTCGCCAAGGCGCATGGCAGGCGCAAGCGCGAGATCCTGAAGCATATGGGCTACGTGTTTCAGGACAGCGGGTCGGCGCTCAACCCGCGCAAGTCCGTGGCATGGAGCATCGGCGAGCCGATGCTCGTGCAGGGCGGGCTCAGCGAGACGGACCGGCGCAAGCGCGTCCTCGAACTGCTCGATCAGGTGGAGCTGCCAGCCGATGTGGCCGGCCGGTTCCCGCACCAGCTGTCGGGCGGCCAGCGCCAGCGCGTCGGCATCGCGCGCGCCCTGGCGCTCAACCCGTCGCTGCTCATCGCCGACGAGCCGACGTCGTCGCTGGACGTGACCGTGCAGCGCAAGGTGCTCGACCTGCTGCGCCGGCTGCAGCGCGAGCACGGTTTCGCGTGCCTGTTCATCACCCATGACCTGGGCATCGTGCAGGAGGTGTCCGACGTGATCACGGTGCTGCGCCACGGGCGCGTCGTGGAGAGCGGGGAGACCGGCCGCGTGCTCAACCATCCCGAGGCCGAGTACACGCGTACCCTGCTCGACGCCTCCCCGAAGATCGACCTGTGA
- a CDS encoding DUF3418 domain-containing protein: protein MRFDYPAELPVSAARDDIARAVRSSQVVIVSGQTGSGKTTQLPKILLELGRGTHGKQIVHTQPRRIAARTVAERIASEMGVRLGDEVGYQVRFTDESSPKTRLRVVTDGILLAQIQRDPKLSQYDTIVIDEAHERSLNIDFLLGYLTALLPRRRDLKLVITSATIDSVKFKEHFEHALGTKVPVIEVSGRTYPVQVLYEPLGTAPALMRAVPGFETGAMPGEEAYAQLSAAPSASERDRGGNGSGRGGNGRDTDMDMPTAVARACAELVIHSSHERGARDILVFASGERDIHEFENALRHHYGPRAEDMRRPDAIEIMPLFARLSSKDQHRVFEAHTHQRIVIATNVAETSLTVPGIRYVVDPGTARISRYSKTAKVQRLPIEPISQASADQRSGRCGRIADGIAIRLYSREDYETRPRFTEPEILRTSLGAVVLHMLSVGVARTAEDVTNFGFIDPPDMKAVSDGFNELTELKAIARKRGEVVLTHTGRQLARIPIDVRLGRMVIEAAKSTTPDTLAAVLVIVAFLSLQDPRERPDEARDEADRIHNRYADESSDFLTALNMWDRIFQADGEPSNNALRRICKAEYFSWLRVRQWKDLVGQLTDMCRELKFTVGSPQPASRPGLEIRQLPINQQAAHSLCCSWDAQGIHTSMLAGLLSMMGMQIVREPKASDFAGLKGAAKAKAMKRAQKMAKNDYQGARGTRFALFPASAVAKTTPSWVMSTELVETSRLWARYSAAIDPAWAEPLAGQLTRTTYAEPHWSGSRGSAVATAKVLLYGLPIVADRTVQWGRINPMEARDFLIRQGLVDGDIQQRFSYDEFVGRNRDILDDAAEDASRTRQLSGTVSDEDLFDFYQSVIPNDVTSVADLAKWWKREHDEHPHLLDFDPAKVERLASSESVSLSDYPDHWHTLGTDGQPIDLKLSYVYDPHDPADGVTVHVPIKALSRLTPEQFTWNVPGLLDELIVGLIKSLPKALRVQFVPAPDTARKIRAWIDERYPDLPGSGEAGAPALPQAGGDADARDAGGTGDAPAGSAAWPDLPHVFTQAAIHTVGAQIHPEVLTGDLWEKLAPYLRVTFSVEQQLPPARNARGLRHGRGPVKVLGTGKSLVALQRRFAAQAEASARQMVKKQAEQAADQGKLVKQANLLHKAGATTESRAAMLWRGALDALRLPSERVSSRWLGTEALMLASAPYKSTKDLVEDLQLAAVKRLLPAVDTLPDDDALADAVLGVTEVFEDTVYPVAHDVIAILRRYAEVDKAVSGKADLPMLSVLQSVREHIATLVFPGFVGAAPPDALANIARYLQADLMRLTKAKADKNRDVRWAWEADEARTLVDKAMAKAKAEPAGPRHETLMKQATAARWMLEEFYVSLWAQELGTARPVSLQRIKKALA, encoded by the coding sequence AATGGGCGTGCGCCTGGGCGACGAGGTCGGCTATCAGGTGCGGTTCACCGACGAGAGCTCGCCGAAGACCCGGCTGCGCGTGGTCACCGACGGCATCCTGCTCGCGCAGATCCAGCGCGATCCGAAACTCAGCCAGTACGACACGATCGTCATCGACGAGGCGCACGAGCGCAGCCTCAACATCGATTTCCTGCTCGGCTACCTGACCGCGCTGCTCCCCCGCCGCCGCGACCTCAAGCTCGTGATCACGTCGGCGACGATCGACTCGGTGAAGTTCAAGGAGCACTTCGAGCATGCGCTCGGCACGAAGGTGCCGGTCATCGAGGTGTCGGGGCGCACCTATCCGGTGCAGGTCCTCTACGAGCCGCTCGGCACCGCGCCCGCGCTGATGCGCGCCGTGCCCGGCTTCGAGACCGGCGCGATGCCCGGCGAGGAGGCCTACGCGCAGCTGTCCGCGGCGCCCTCCGCTTCCGAGCGTGACCGCGGCGGCAACGGTTCCGGGCGCGGCGGCAACGGCCGCGACACGGATATGGACATGCCGACGGCGGTGGCGCGCGCCTGCGCCGAGCTGGTCATCCATTCGAGCCACGAGCGCGGGGCGCGCGACATCCTCGTGTTCGCCTCCGGCGAGCGCGACATCCACGAGTTCGAGAACGCGCTGCGCCACCACTACGGGCCGCGCGCCGAGGACATGCGCCGCCCCGACGCGATCGAGATCATGCCGCTGTTCGCCAGGCTGTCGTCCAAGGACCAGCACCGCGTGTTCGAGGCGCATACGCACCAGCGCATCGTGATCGCGACCAACGTCGCCGAGACGTCGCTGACCGTGCCGGGCATCCGCTACGTGGTCGACCCCGGCACCGCCCGCATCTCCCGCTATTCGAAGACCGCGAAGGTGCAGCGCCTGCCGATCGAGCCGATCAGCCAGGCCAGCGCCGACCAGCGGTCCGGCCGATGCGGCCGCATCGCCGACGGCATCGCGATCCGCCTGTACTCACGCGAGGACTACGAGACGCGCCCGCGATTCACCGAGCCGGAGATCCTGCGCACCTCGCTCGGCGCCGTGGTGCTGCACATGCTGTCGGTCGGGGTCGCCCGCACCGCCGAGGACGTGACGAACTTCGGCTTCATCGACCCGCCCGACATGAAGGCCGTCTCGGACGGCTTCAACGAGCTGACCGAGCTGAAGGCCATCGCCCGCAAGCGCGGCGAGGTGGTGCTCACGCACACCGGCCGCCAGCTTGCGCGCATCCCGATCGACGTGCGGCTCGGCCGCATGGTGATCGAGGCCGCGAAGTCGACCACGCCCGACACGCTGGCCGCCGTGCTGGTGATCGTGGCGTTCCTGAGCCTGCAGGACCCGCGCGAGCGCCCCGACGAGGCGCGCGACGAGGCCGACCGCATCCACAACCGCTATGCGGACGAGTCCAGCGACTTCCTCACCGCCCTCAACATGTGGGACCGGATCTTCCAGGCGGACGGCGAGCCGAGCAACAACGCGCTGCGCCGCATCTGCAAGGCCGAATACTTCAGCTGGCTGCGCGTGCGCCAGTGGAAGGACCTGGTCGGCCAGCTGACGGACATGTGCCGCGAGCTGAAGTTCACCGTCGGCTCGCCCCAGCCGGCCTCCCGGCCCGGCCTGGAGATCCGCCAGCTGCCGATCAACCAGCAGGCCGCGCATTCCCTGTGCTGCTCGTGGGACGCGCAGGGCATCCACACCTCGATGCTCGCCGGCCTGCTGTCGATGATGGGCATGCAGATCGTGCGCGAGCCCAAGGCCTCCGATTTCGCGGGGCTGAAGGGCGCGGCGAAGGCCAAGGCGATGAAGCGCGCGCAGAAGATGGCGAAGAACGACTATCAGGGGGCGCGCGGCACCCGGTTCGCGCTGTTCCCCGCCTCCGCCGTGGCCAAGACGACGCCGAGCTGGGTGATGAGCACCGAATTGGTGGAGACGAGCCGCCTGTGGGCGCGCTATTCGGCGGCGATCGACCCGGCGTGGGCCGAGCCGCTGGCCGGCCAGCTCACGCGCACCACGTACGCGGAGCCGCATTGGTCGGGTTCGCGCGGTTCGGCGGTCGCCACCGCGAAGGTGCTGCTCTACGGCCTGCCGATCGTGGCCGACCGCACCGTGCAGTGGGGGCGCATCAACCCGATGGAGGCCCGCGACTTCCTGATCCGGCAGGGTCTGGTCGACGGCGACATCCAGCAGCGGTTCAGCTACGACGAGTTCGTCGGCCGCAACCGCGACATCCTCGACGATGCGGCCGAGGATGCGAGCCGCACCCGCCAGCTCTCCGGCACGGTGAGCGACGAGGATCTGTTCGACTTCTACCAGTCGGTGATCCCCAACGACGTGACGTCGGTGGCCGATCTGGCGAAGTGGTGGAAGCGCGAGCACGACGAGCATCCGCATCTGCTCGATTTCGACCCGGCCAAGGTCGAGCGTCTCGCCTCCAGCGAGTCGGTGAGCCTGAGCGACTACCCGGACCACTGGCATACGCTCGGCACCGACGGCCAGCCGATCGATCTGAAGCTGAGCTATGTGTACGACCCCCACGATCCGGCCGACGGCGTGACCGTGCACGTGCCGATCAAGGCGCTGTCGCGGCTCACCCCGGAGCAGTTCACCTGGAACGTGCCCGGTTTGCTCGACGAGCTGATCGTCGGGCTGATCAAGTCGTTGCCGAAGGCGCTGCGCGTGCAGTTCGTGCCCGCGCCGGACACCGCGCGCAAGATCCGCGCATGGATCGACGAGCGGTACCCGGATCTGCCCGGTTCGGGCGAGGCCGGGGCGCCGGCCCTGCCCCAGGCCGGCGGCGATGCCGACGCGCGCGACGCTGGCGGCACGGGCGACGCGCCCGCCGGCTCCGCCGCATGGCCTGACCTGCCGCATGTGTTCACGCAGGCCGCGATCCACACGGTCGGCGCGCAGATCCACCCCGAGGTGCTCACCGGCGACCTGTGGGAGAAGCTGGCGCCGTACCTGCGCGTCACCTTCTCGGTCGAACAGCAGCTGCCGCCTGCGCGCAACGCGCGCGGCCTGCGCCACGGCCGCGGTCCGGTCAAGGTGCTCGGCACCGGCAAATCGCTGGTGGCGCTGCAGCGGCGGTTCGCCGCGCAGGCTGAGGCGTCGGCGCGCCAGATGGTCAAAAAGCAGGCCGAGCAGGCCGCCGACCAGGGCAAGCTCGTCAAGCAGGCGAACCTGCTGCACAAGGCCGGCGCGACCACCGAGTCGCGTGCGGCGATGCTGTGGCGGGGCGCGCTTGACGCCCTGCGCCTGCCGTCCGAGCGCGTCTCCTCGCGCTGGCTCGGCACGGAGGCGCTGATGCTCGCCTCGGCCCCCTACAAGTCCACGAAGGACCTGGTTGAGGATCTGCAGCTGGCCGCGGTCAAGCGGCTGCTGCCCGCGGTCGACACGCTGCCGGACGACGACGCGCTGGCCGACGCCGTGCTGGGCGTCACGGAGGTGTTCGAGGACACGGTGTACCCGGTCGCGCACGACGTGATCGCGATCCTGCGGCGCTACGCCGAGGTGGACAAGGCGGTGAGCGGCAAGGCCGACCTGCCGATGCTGTCGGTGCTGCAGTCGGTGCGCGAGCACATCGCCACGCTGGTGTTCCCCGGATTCGTCGGCGCCGCTCCCCCGGACGCGCTGGCGAACATCGCCCGATACCTGCAGGCGGATCTCATGCGCCTGACCAAGGCGAAGGCCGACAAGAACCGCGACGTGCGATGGGCGTGGGAGGCCGACGAGGCCCGCACGCTGGTCGACAAGGCGATGGCCAAGGCCAAGGCGGAGCCGGCCGGCCCCCGCCACGAGACGCTGATGAAGCAGGCGACCGCCGCCCGCTGGATGCTCGAGGAATTCTACGTGTCCCTGTGGGCGCAGGAACTCGGCACCGCCAGGCCGGTGAGCCTGCAGCGCATCAAGAAGGCGCTGGCGTAG
- a CDS encoding hemagglutinin, translating into MARTQRRKPANPRGRANAKSAGRGVSGGKRRPGKRDKRRNRKHPLSPARWWKRAGLTQRVAAVLVTVVAAACVIALVVGTVRVVQWRRDVQEAEARQLQLTQQYDFNPGDIISDGQFFNANAMSEAEVQSFLDEQGAACSGSRCLKTMTFDTEDQAANEYCAAYEGAKKETAAAIIDKSARACGISQKVLLTVMQKEQHLVTAVDPTDFQYKAAMGLSCPDDANCDPAYAGFFRQVYGAAHRYQYYVAHESAYGYHADALNYIQYHPDAGCGGTNVYIENKATALLYIYTSYQPNDASLAAGFGEGDSCSSYGNRNFALIYTNWFGAARQ; encoded by the coding sequence ATGGCGAGGACGCAACGGCGCAAGCCGGCCAATCCGCGCGGCAGGGCGAACGCGAAATCCGCCGGGCGGGGCGTGTCCGGCGGCAAACGTCGCCCGGGCAAGCGCGACAAACGGCGCAATCGCAAGCATCCGCTCAGCCCGGCGCGCTGGTGGAAACGGGCCGGGCTGACGCAGCGCGTCGCGGCCGTGCTGGTCACCGTGGTGGCGGCCGCATGCGTGATCGCGCTGGTCGTGGGCACCGTGCGGGTCGTCCAGTGGCGGCGCGACGTGCAGGAGGCCGAGGCCCGTCAGCTGCAGCTGACGCAGCAATACGACTTCAATCCCGGCGACATCATCTCGGACGGCCAGTTCTTCAACGCCAACGCGATGAGCGAGGCCGAGGTCCAGTCGTTCCTCGACGAGCAGGGCGCGGCGTGCAGCGGTTCCCGGTGCCTGAAAACCATGACCTTCGACACCGAGGACCAGGCGGCGAACGAGTATTGCGCGGCGTACGAGGGCGCGAAAAAGGAGACCGCGGCCGCGATCATCGACAAGTCGGCGCGCGCGTGCGGCATCAGCCAGAAGGTGCTGCTCACCGTGATGCAGAAGGAGCAGCATCTGGTCACGGCCGTCGATCCGACGGATTTCCAGTACAAGGCCGCCATGGGGCTGAGCTGCCCGGACGACGCGAACTGCGATCCGGCCTATGCCGGCTTCTTCAGACAGGTGTACGGGGCGGCGCACCGCTACCAGTACTACGTGGCGCATGAGAGCGCCTACGGCTATCACGCCGACGCGCTGAACTACATCCAATACCACCCGGATGCCGGGTGCGGCGGCACCAACGTGTACATCGAGAACAAGGCGACCGCGCTGCTCTACATCTACACGTCCTACCAGCCGAACGACGCCTCGCTGGCGGCCGGATTCGGCGAGGGCGACTCATGCTCCAGCTACGGCAACCGCAACTTCGCCCTCATCTACACCAACTGGTTCGGCGCCGCGCGGCAATAG